AGGCGGACGTCGCCAAGTCCCGAGCCAGCTACGCCTCAAGCCAAAAAAAGTTGGAACGTTACAAATCGCTCCTGCGCACCCAGGCCGTCAGTCGGCAAGTCTATGATGACGCCGTCGCCGCGGTAGCCCAGGACCGCGCCGGTCTTGATGCAGCCCAGGCGCATCTCGAGACGGCAAAGATCAATCTGCGGCGCACGACCATCACCGCCCCGATAACCGGCCTGATCGGCCGTTCCGAGGTCACCGAAGGCGGTTTGGTGACGGCCGATCAGGCCACGCCGCTGGCCACCATCACGGCGTTGGACCCGATTTATGTCGATCTTACCGAATCGAACACCAGGGTGCTGGACCTGAGAGAAAAGATCGCTCGCGGCATCGTCGAAAAGACGCCGAGCGTTCCCGTGACCCTTCTTCTCGACAGCCAAGGCACGGTATACGCCCACAAGGGCATTTTGCAATTTTCCGAGGCGGTGGTCGATCCGAGTACGGGCACGGTTGGTTCACGCGCCGTTTTCCCCAATCCCGACCATGTTTTGTTGCCGGGCATGTTCGTGCGTGCCGAAGTCAGCCGGGGGGTCGTCCCCAAGGGCGCTCTAATTCCGCAAAAAGCGGTCGTGCGGACACCGGACGGATCTCCTTATGTGTGGGTCGTCGGCGATGGCGACACCATCGCGCGGCGCGACGTGACCATCGAACGGGCAATCGGGGAAAATTGGCTTGTTACCGGGGGCGTGACGTCCGGGGACAGGGTCGTCGTCGATGGCGCGATGAATGTCGCGGTGGGCGCCAAGGTGACCGTGCATGATCTGGCGACCAAGGCGCTCACGCCCCCCACATCCGAGTCCGCCGCCGCGCACTCAACCCTCACGCCGCGCTGAGTGCGGCGCCGCAATAGGATCGTCGCATGGGTAAGTTTTTTATAGATCGCCCGGTGTTCGCGTGGGTTGTCGCTCTTGTCATTATGTTGGCGGGGGGCTTGGCCCTGTTGCGGTTGCCGATCGAACAGTACCCGGCGATTGCCCCGCCGTCGGTCAAGATTACCGCGGCATATCCCGGCGCGTCGGCGCAAACGGTCGAAAACGCGGTGACACAGGTTATCGAACAGCAGATGAACGGCCTCGATCATTTGCGTTATATGTCGTCCACCAGCAGCGCCAACGGGGTTGCCGAGATTACCCTGACGTTCAATCCCGACGCCGATCCGGACATCGCCCAAGTCCAGGTGCAGAACAAACTGCAACTGGCGATCCCCAGTCTGCCCGCCGAGGTTCAGCGCCAGGGAATTAAGGTCGCCAAGGCGAACAACAGCTTCCTTATGGTGGTCGGTTTCGTCTCGCCGGACGGCGGTATGACCCAGGGCGATATCGCCGATTACGTAGCGAGCAATTTGCTCGATCCCCTGAGCCGAGTCGATGGTGTCGGCGAAGTGCGGCTGTTCGGCGCCAAGCACGCCATGCGTATCTGGCTCGATCCCAATAAGCTGCTCAGCTTCGGCCTCACCACGACCGAGGTCGAGGCCGCGATCCGCGCCCAAAACACGGAGGTTTCCGCCGGCCAGTTGGGTGGCGCCCCGGCGGTTAAGGGTCAGCAGATCAATGCCCCGATCATTGCCCTGAGCCGTCTGAAGACGGCGCGGGAATTTGGCAATATTCTGATCCGCGTCAACCCCGATGGCGCACGAATACGCCTGCGCGACGTGGCGCGGATCGAGGTCGGCGCGGAAAGTTACCAGATTCATGCCAAGTACAATGGCGCGCCCGCCGCCGGACTCGGGATATCCTTGGCGACCGGGGCCAACGCCCTAAATACCGCCAAGGCGATACGGGCGCGCGTCGATGAATTGAAGACCTTTTTCCCAAAAAGCCTGGAAGTCATTTATCCCTACGACACCACGCCGTTCGTCAGGGTTTCGATCACCGAGGTGTTCAAAACCCTGGGCGAGGCGGTGGTCCTGGTTTTCTTGGTCATGTTTCTTTTCCTGCAAAACCTTCGTGCGACGCTGATCCCGACCATCGCCGTGCCGGTGGTCTTGCTGGGCGCGTTCGGCATTCTTTCCGCCTTCGGCTTCACCATCAACACCTTGACCATGTTCGGCATGGTCTTGGCCATCGGCCTTCTGGTTGACGACGCCATCGTGGTGGTGGAAAACGTCGAGCGGGTGATGAGCGAGGATGGTCTCTCGCCGCGCGAGGCGACGCGCAAATCCATGGATCAAATCACCGGCGCCCTGATCGGCATCGCCCTGGTGCTGTCCGCGGTGTTTGTGCCGATGGTTTTTTTTGGCGGCTCGGTGGGAGCGATCTATCGTCAATTCGCCATCACCATCGTCTCGGCGATGCTCTTGTCCGTGGTCGTCGCCCTGACGTTGACCCCGGCGTTGTGCGCTACCATGCTCAAGCCCGTGCACGGTGACGCCTATCGAAAACGGGGGGCGTTCGGTTGGTTCAACCGCGCCTTTGACCGCTCCAGCCGTTTTTATCGCGACAGCGTCGGCCATGTGATCGGACGGCGGGTGCGTTATTTGATTGTCTATGTTTTGATTGTGTCGGCGCTGGGGGTGGCCTTGATGCGGTTGCCGACGGGGTTCCTGCCCAACGAGGACCAGGGGATCATGTTTTCGATGGTCCAACTTCCCCCGGGGGCGTCCCAGGAACGCACCGACGCCGTTTTGACGCAAATCGAGCGGCATTTTCGCAAGGACGAGGCGAAAACGGTCGCCGGTGTGTTCACGGTATCGGGCTTCAGCTTCTCCGGTAGCGGCCAAAATATGGGGATCGCCTTCGTTAAATTGCGCGACTGGTCGCAGCGCACGACGCCGCAAACCAGCATCAAAGCGATCATCGGGCGGGCCATGGCGGCCTATGCCCATATCCAGGATGCACGCGCTTTCGCTTTTTCCCCGCCGGCGATCACCCAGTTGGGCAACGCCACCGGGTTCGACCTTCAATTGCTCGACCGCGGCGGCCTCGGCCACGACGCCTTGTTGAAGGCGCGCAATCAGATGCTGGGCATGGCCGCCCGTTCACCGCTGTTGGTCGGCGTGCGGCCCAACGGAATGAGCGACACGCCGCAATTCCATCTTCTGATCGACCAGGAAAAGGCGGGCGCGCTGGGAGTCTCCCTGAGCGATGTGAACGCCACCCTGTCAACCGCATGGGGGGGGACCTATGTGGACGATTTTATGGAAAATGGTAAAATCAAGAGGGTCTATATGCAGGGCGAGGCCTCGGCCCGAATGATGCCCGCGGACCTGGACAAGTGGTACGTGCGCAACGCGCGCGGCAAGATGGTGCCGTTCTCGGCGTTCACCAGCGTGCAGTGGCGTTCGGGCTCGCCCCGTTTGGAGCGCTATAACGGGACGCCATCGATGGAAATTCTCGGCTCTCCGGCGCCCGGCGTCAGCTCCGGGCAAGCGATGGCCGCAATCGAGCAAATCGCCGCAAAATTGCCGCCCGGCATCAGTTATGGATGGACCGGCTTGTCTCTTGAGGAGCGCATGTCCACGTCGCAGGCTCCGGCGCTTTACGGCCTGTCGTTGATCGTGGTGTTCTTGTGTTTGGCCGCTCTGTACGAAAGTTGGACGATACCGGTATCGGTGATGCTGGTGGTGCCGCTCGGCGTATTGGGCGCGGTGCTGGCGTCACTGTTCCGGGGCCTGCCCGATGACGTGTACTTCCAAGTCGGACTGCTGACAACCATCGGCCTGTCGGCGAAAAACGCCATCTTGATCGTCGAATTCGCCCGTCGTCTTTACGATGGGGGCATGGATCTTCTGGAGGCCACAAAGGAGGCCGCCCGGCAGCGGTTGCGGCCCATCGTCATGACCTCGATGGCCTTTATCCTTGGCGTTTTGCCGTTGGCGATCAGCACCGGGGCGGGGGCCGGCGGGCGGATCGCCATCGGCACCAGCGTCATGGGGGGTATGATCTCCGCGACCATTTTGGCGGTCTTCTTCGTCCCCTTGTTTTTCTCTTTGGTCGTGCGTCTCTTCGCTCGAAAACGGGATCGCCGGGATGTTCCTCCGTCCGGCGATGGCGTCGCCTGAAACCCGGTGGCGACGCCACGATATGGCGTAGTCGCGCGTTTCGTTAGGACTTCGCTCCTCTGCGGTACGTTCGCGCCGCTATTGCAAACGCAAAAGCGACCAAAATTACAAATTTTTGCTGCTTTATCCGTCGAGATCGCCATCGTGATCTCCACGTTTCGTCATCCTGTCTTCGCCATTGAAATGGTCCTTTTTAAGGGCGGCTAAAAAAGTAGCAAAAAGTGGCGTCGGCTCCCACATGAAAGGAGATTGAAAATTTTCCGCTTAAGGCCGATGCGTGACGGTCGGATGTGGCGGCTGGTCGTAATGACCGCAGGAGCGTACATGATAACGATGAGCCCAAATGTGGATGACATTCTTGCCCGCCTAAAGGTGGAATTTGTCGCCGACGCGCTAGATCGGGTAGAAGATCTGGAGCGGCTTTTGGAAAGATGCAGCAAAGGCGACTGCTCCGGATTGGAGGTTCTCGCCGAAGTGCGCCGTCAAGCCCACTCCATCAAGGGGATGGGGGGGTCGTTTGGTTACCCCGCGGTCTCCGCGATTGGACACCGCCTGGAAGACTACCTGAGCGGATTGAAGGAGTTGAGCGAGCGCCACATTACGGATTGCTATCATTTTTTCGATGTCTTGCGTGAAATCCTCAAGGAGGGCGAGGACCCCGGTGAGGCTATTTCCGACATCGTTCTACAGAAACTCCCGGCGAAGTGGACTCCGGCGCTGGGCGACGGGCCGGGAAACGTCGAGGTCCTGGTGGCCATCAGCGCGAGGGTGTTAAAATCCTCGGTCGAACGGGAATTACATAATTTGGGGTATCGTTTTTTTAATGCGCAGGGCGGCTTCGATGTCTTGCAGCTTTCCTTGATGATGCGCCCCCACGCGGTAATCGTCTCGGCGGTGCTTCCTAATATTTGGGGCTTGGACGTGGCGCGTGCATTGGGCAGCATGGAAGTGACGCGCGATCTGCCGGTGGGAATCCTGACATCGTTCAGCGACGAGAAAATCGGACCGATGCCCCCGTCGGCAGTGATCATTCGTGAAACCGTCGATAGTCTAGACGAGGGATTGGCCCAGATCGCCGCGAGCATCAAGGTCGATGCCCCGGTGGACTCGCGTTGAGCGGCATCTTCTCCCCGGAACGCACGTCGGACTTCCGCCCCACACAAAACGTTGCTATAAGCGGGGCCTGGATTCTTTTTCCGGGCCCGTAGCTCAATTGGTTAGAGCCGGCCGCTCATAACGGTCTGGTTGCAGGTTCGAGTCCTGCCGGGCCCACCATTTCCCCTCTAAGGGGCTGGAATTATTAAACATCCAACTCCCACAACGCCTTAGCATTCCCAACTGGTACACAACGGTGGTACACATGAGGGATGTCAAAGGTGCCAAAGAAACATAATCTGACGAAGCGTGGCGATGTTTGGTACTACCGCCGCCGTGTCCCCCAGGGTCTGGAAAAGGCTGTGGGCCAGTCCGTCGTTCAGTTTTCGCTCAAAACCAAAGACTTCAAAGTGGCCGCACGAATGCGCGACGAACTTGACGTCGAGTGGAATGACCGCTTTGACGCAGCCGCCAGACAATCCGATGACCCGGAACAGTCAAGGGCCGCATTGTCGCATCACGAAGCACTGCGAATTGTCCGAGAGTATGTACGCGAAACCGATCTCAAGTTTCAAAAACAAGAGGTCAAGCGCGGCCCCGTGCCAGAGGGCATCCAGCGGGACATTGAAATCGACCTTGGTATCTCTGAGCAAACCCTGGCAGACCCTTCCAACGAAGAGGGGCTGTTGAAGGTTGGTGATGTCAGTGACAAGTTGCTCGCCCAACACAACATCGAATTGGATTTGAACGACCCGTTTCACGATGAGTTCTTCGAGTTTATGCGCCGAGCGTTGCTCGAAGTCTATCGCCGCGCCCAGGCTCGTCATAACCAGGACTTCTCACAGTCACACTACGATACCCTGTTCGCCCCATCAGCTAGCAACGGGGCCAGGGCGACGCCTCTCATGCCGTTATCGAAGGTCTGCGATGAATACATCGAAGACTACGAACGTATGGCGGAGACCAAGAACATCAGAAACAAACGTCGTCGGGACAAACGCGTCGGGGCTGATTTGATCCTCGAAGTTATGGGCAAGGATACGCCCATCCAAGACGTGACACGGAAGATGTGCCGTGAGTTTGTAGATGCCCTGTCAAAGCTGCCGCCAAACCGAAGGAAGCGGTTCAAGAAGCTTCCACTGGCAAAGGTGTTGGCAAAAGCTGAGAAGCAGGGTTTGTCGCCGATGAAGTGGGAAACGCAGAATAGCTATCTTTCGACCCTCAACAAGGTCTTGGATTTTGCCCGTATGGAAGGCTACATCGACAGCAATCCAGCGGAAGGTTTGATGCCGCTTGCGATCTCGGTCCCGGATGAAGAGAAGCGGGATCCATTCACCCTGGAACAGCTACAGGCCATCTTCAACGCCCCGATCTATACCGGGTGCGTCGACGATGATCGGGGGCTGAACAAGCCGGGGCCGAACCATCCTAAACGTAGTCGCTTCTGGTTGCCGCTTATCAGCCTGTTCTCGGGCATGCGTATGAATGAAGTCTGTCAGTTCAATCTGGACGATTTGAAATGCACGGAAGCGGGCACACATTACTTTCATGTGTTCCCCAACACCAAAGATCAGCGGGTGAAGAACAAGTCCAGCCGTCGCATGTTTCCGGTCCACCCGATATTGATCCGTATAGGACTGCTCGATTACATCGAAGACCTGCGAGCAAAGGGAGAGACAAAAGCCTTCCCTGAAATACCCGTACCTAAGTCGGGATACAGGAGTGACGTTTTCACCAAGCGGTTCGCCAGCTTTCAAAAGGGTGTTGGCATCCCGCGTAAGGTGGGCACCTTCCCCAACGAACGCAGCTATTCGTTTCACAGCTTCCGCCATAATTTCCGAGATGAACTGCGGCGCATTGAAGCCCCGGTGGAAATCATCGAACGCCTCGGGGGCTGGACGTCTGGGGACACGGCGGTTCACAAGAAATACGGTAAGGGTCACGAGGCCGATCACTTATACAAGTACGTCAAGCGGATCGGTTATCCAGGACTGGACCTTTCACACCTGTATGTAAAGAAGAAGTAGGATACAGGGTCAAGCCAAGGAGGGCGGGGAATATGCTGACCACCCAGAACAAAATG
This genomic window from Varunaivibrio sulfuroxidans contains:
- a CDS encoding efflux RND transporter permease subunit is translated as MGKFFIDRPVFAWVVALVIMLAGGLALLRLPIEQYPAIAPPSVKITAAYPGASAQTVENAVTQVIEQQMNGLDHLRYMSSTSSANGVAEITLTFNPDADPDIAQVQVQNKLQLAIPSLPAEVQRQGIKVAKANNSFLMVVGFVSPDGGMTQGDIADYVASNLLDPLSRVDGVGEVRLFGAKHAMRIWLDPNKLLSFGLTTTEVEAAIRAQNTEVSAGQLGGAPAVKGQQINAPIIALSRLKTAREFGNILIRVNPDGARIRLRDVARIEVGAESYQIHAKYNGAPAAGLGISLATGANALNTAKAIRARVDELKTFFPKSLEVIYPYDTTPFVRVSITEVFKTLGEAVVLVFLVMFLFLQNLRATLIPTIAVPVVLLGAFGILSAFGFTINTLTMFGMVLAIGLLVDDAIVVVENVERVMSEDGLSPREATRKSMDQITGALIGIALVLSAVFVPMVFFGGSVGAIYRQFAITIVSAMLLSVVVALTLTPALCATMLKPVHGDAYRKRGAFGWFNRAFDRSSRFYRDSVGHVIGRRVRYLIVYVLIVSALGVALMRLPTGFLPNEDQGIMFSMVQLPPGASQERTDAVLTQIERHFRKDEAKTVAGVFTVSGFSFSGSGQNMGIAFVKLRDWSQRTTPQTSIKAIIGRAMAAYAHIQDARAFAFSPPAITQLGNATGFDLQLLDRGGLGHDALLKARNQMLGMAARSPLLVGVRPNGMSDTPQFHLLIDQEKAGALGVSLSDVNATLSTAWGGTYVDDFMENGKIKRVYMQGEASARMMPADLDKWYVRNARGKMVPFSAFTSVQWRSGSPRLERYNGTPSMEILGSPAPGVSSGQAMAAIEQIAAKLPPGISYGWTGLSLEERMSTSQAPALYGLSLIVVFLCLAALYESWTIPVSVMLVVPLGVLGAVLASLFRGLPDDVYFQVGLLTTIGLSAKNAILIVEFARRLYDGGMDLLEATKEAARQRLRPIVMTSMAFILGVLPLAISTGAGAGGRIAIGTSVMGGMISATILAVFFVPLFFSLVVRLFARKRDRRDVPPSGDGVA
- a CDS encoding Hpt domain-containing protein, with translation MDDILARLKVEFVADALDRVEDLERLLERCSKGDCSGLEVLAEVRRQAHSIKGMGGSFGYPAVSAIGHRLEDYLSGLKELSERHITDCYHFFDVLREILKEGEDPGEAISDIVLQKLPAKWTPALGDGPGNVEVLVAISARVLKSSVERELHNLGYRFFNAQGGFDVLQLSLMMRPHAVIVSAVLPNIWGLDVARALGSMEVTRDLPVGILTSFSDEKIGPMPPSAVIIRETVDSLDEGLAQIAASIKVDAPVDSR
- a CDS encoding site-specific integrase, which gives rise to MPKKHNLTKRGDVWYYRRRVPQGLEKAVGQSVVQFSLKTKDFKVAARMRDELDVEWNDRFDAAARQSDDPEQSRAALSHHEALRIVREYVRETDLKFQKQEVKRGPVPEGIQRDIEIDLGISEQTLADPSNEEGLLKVGDVSDKLLAQHNIELDLNDPFHDEFFEFMRRALLEVYRRAQARHNQDFSQSHYDTLFAPSASNGARATPLMPLSKVCDEYIEDYERMAETKNIRNKRRRDKRVGADLILEVMGKDTPIQDVTRKMCREFVDALSKLPPNRRKRFKKLPLAKVLAKAEKQGLSPMKWETQNSYLSTLNKVLDFARMEGYIDSNPAEGLMPLAISVPDEEKRDPFTLEQLQAIFNAPIYTGCVDDDRGLNKPGPNHPKRSRFWLPLISLFSGMRMNEVCQFNLDDLKCTEAGTHYFHVFPNTKDQRVKNKSSRRMFPVHPILIRIGLLDYIEDLRAKGETKAFPEIPVPKSGYRSDVFTKRFASFQKGVGIPRKVGTFPNERSYSFHSFRHNFRDELRRIEAPVEIIERLGGWTSGDTAVHKKYGKGHEADHLYKYVKRIGYPGLDLSHLYVKKK
- a CDS encoding efflux RND transporter periplasmic adaptor subunit, with translation MVLDSSRRFAAVFVLALASAFALEPAISSAQMPQKPPPPVSVITVEVRPVPLVDILPGRTVAYGRAEVRPQVAGLIQKRLFEEGSNVHAGQPLYRIDPDTYRAAVDVAQADVAKSRASYASSQKKLERYKSLLRTQAVSRQVYDDAVAAVAQDRAGLDAAQAHLETAKINLRRTTITAPITGLIGRSEVTEGGLVTADQATPLATITALDPIYVDLTESNTRVLDLREKIARGIVEKTPSVPVTLLLDSQGTVYAHKGILQFSEAVVDPSTGTVGSRAVFPNPDHVLLPGMFVRAEVSRGVVPKGALIPQKAVVRTPDGSPYVWVVGDGDTIARRDVTIERAIGENWLVTGGVTSGDRVVVDGAMNVAVGAKVTVHDLATKALTPPTSESAAAHSTLTPR